Sequence from the Primulina huaijiensis isolate GDHJ02 chromosome 16, ASM1229523v2, whole genome shotgun sequence genome:
ATAAAAGAAAGTAATAAAGAAGTGAGAAACAATGAAACAAAGAATATAGCGGATGGTCTCAGTCAAATAGTGGTGGGAGAATCTAATTTATTGATGTGCAATCACTTACAACGGCAAGGATGATTGTGTTGGGGTTACCACAACAGAAATATAAATGCGTCCTGACCATATACCTAGGGTGCCAACATTTTTGTATAGTTATGTTGCTACCAACCCCCATTACTACTCCTGGTTTTTGTCTTAGCTTAGAGAATAAATCTGATGCCTGAGGGAAATATAGGGCCCTGTTCTAAATGCCCGAGAAGAGTGAGGTCGGTACAATGGTTCATTCTGTAGTCAATCTAACAACATCGTTGAGATATAGAGACATTATATGGTATCAAAGGccttttaaagttaaaaagtttGTTATATAGGCTTGTTGGCTATCAACACATCGTATTTTTCTTCTCATTTGTTACCAAATAGAGCAGGCGTGTGAGGTAAATTTCCTTAGGCATGACCAAGGGAAAGAATGGCGATTGCATCACTTTCTGTCTTGATGAACAATATGGATTTGATGTGTGATATGTTGTTGGTTATTCGACGACTTATCACACTTCCGTTTTGCAGGTATCCAAGTCATGCTCGAATGTGGATGGCACCTATCAGTTCTGGTTTAGTAGACCAGAAAATGAAGGATTATGAAGGGTCCATGGATGATTGGTATTGCTTTATTAACGAGACTAAAAATTATTACGGTGTTGATATGAGTGTTTTGACAAAGCCATATACTGAAGAACAAAGAAAATACTATTTGGAGGTTGGTGCAACTAGTCTTTCTAAACATAGCTTATTCTTCTCTTTACCGCATTTGTTTCTTGCCGCTCATAAGATCTAGAAAAGTgttggggtggggtgggggcGTGCAATCTGGAGATCTAATGTTTCGTGTTGCAGCTTCCTCCTTTAGGGTTTCAATTTTTCGTGTGATACTATAATTGTTTccttttttcgaattttttttggtGACTTTAGTGATTATAACCGTAAAAGGTCTGTTCCTCCATCTAAACAAACATTCATGCTTCTGTAGACATCGATTTGGAAAAATCTTCATCCAAATCATATTATCGGAACAACTGTGGTTATTAAGGAGATTGATTGCCTGAAAGCCAGTGTAAATGATATACGAACTGTTCATGCAAGCTTTTTGTCATCCATCACAACAGAGAATTCGAGATTATGTGGTTTTGCCGGATGGTTTGATGTCCATTTCCGGGTGAGCTTTCACATTTCTGATGTTAAACATTCAGAAGATTTCTTAAATTTTGCTTTCTTAACTTTAATGATCGGTCTAGGGTAGCAACACAAATCCAGCTCAACAGGAAATTGAGTTGACAACTGCCCCAAACGAAGATTTTGGTACACATTGGGGACAGCAGGTTGGTAGCATCCATACTTATTCTTTCCTTCATGCAAATGTGAAGTTCTGTTGTCAATAGGAGGGCAAGCTTAAGCATATTAAAATATAGCTGGATTATAGGCTTGTAGGTGATTGTGGGTTCCTAGAAAGTTTAATAACATGTTCTAGTCATTGATAAATAGAAGTCTCAGCAGATGTTTCCTTTTTAACTCTCTCTCTCGCCTAACTTCTGTCCATTTCTTGAAGAATTATTCGGTCACTTTTTGTATTTCTTCAGGTGTTCCTTCTACACCCTCCTCCACGTGTTCAACAAGGGGATGATTTGGTAGTTCATTTTTCAATGTCTCGGTCCAAAGAGAATCATCGATTGATGGAAATTGACCTGTCCTATGAGATGAAACAATCGGGCAAATTGCTTCCACTTGtccaaaacaaaattttcattgAATGAGTTTGGTTCTCCACATTCTTACAGATGCAACATAATCTGATTTTTTATGTGATCATTTCACTAGAGGCTAAATGTTGTGAGTTTATTGCCATGTTTGTTGTGAAATACAGTTTTCTCTATGCTTTTTGGGTTGTATTCTAGGTGATATCTGAATACGTTTTTCTGTAACTGTAATGCTTTTAGTTTTCTAAAAGAATGTTTAGTTATGTTCTTGGATTAGCACCGTCtccattttgttttttaaaatggtAAAAATATTGTCAAACTTTGTATGGTGTAGCATGCTGTACTATTTGGTCATTAATTGTAGAGGGCACAAGTGTGGTAGAATATTTGGCTCGAAAACTTGAAACTTTTCTTTTTCCTGTTGATGTTATATCATTTTCTACATGAGTGTATATGACATTCGATTAATGTATATTTACCATGTGACTTTTAGTAGAATACACGGGGACTCCATTGGTTGTGCTCCAAATATAACAGAAGACTTGCTTTCATCAGAGCTTTTCTATTGAACTGTTGCATCTATTGTTACATATTTTCTATGTTGTTATTCTAGTTTTTTGAGTATTCTGCGCACGCTTAGTACACTAAATGTTATCTAATGTAACCAGTAGATGAATATATGAATGGTCGTTCTATTGATGCAAATACCAATTGTACAGTGTTTAAGGTAAATCATCGGTATCTAGCTGAAAACGTAAAAGGCGTACGAGTGAGCAAATGGATTACAAGTTTCACCATGAATTGGAGCAAATCTGCGCACTCGAAAATCGTTGTGTTCTGTTATCGTCATCAGCGGACAAAAGATCAGCGAGAAACATTTTAGTTTCGGGAGGATCTTCGACTTTCACATATCCTTCTATCATTTCGACGACCTTAACCATGCTCACCAGAGGCTTTGGCTTGTCTTGTATACACCACAAAGCCACGCAAACCATTTTTTTCAACTCACTTGTCTCTATCCCTCCATCTTCAACCAGCCTTTCATCGACAATCTCCAAAAGTTTACCTTCTCTCAATTTCTCAGCCACAATCTTTGGGAAGTATAGGAACTTCTTTCTAGACAAGTCACCTTTGGCTTGTTCGAGTGAAATGATATTTCTCAGCCCACCGATGATTTCTAAAGCACCATTCCGTAGCTGTAAACATCACACTTCTCTGTTACCCCGTTTTCTAAGAGCCACTCTCGTTACGATTCTACTGTCTTCTTGGCCTTTGAAGATCCCAAAATCTGCAACCAAAGGGTGGGAATGAAACATCGCGGCTTTACAAAAATCTTGTGCTCTTTCCCATTATTCCTCCGAATTGACTTGAAAAGCTCAGTAACtaagtttgaatttaaaaaaacgagtccaactaaaaatattttgtttttttacaaCCTCTAAACCTTCTAAAAAACATTCCATATTTCGATCAGTATTAATCAATTTGATAAGATTTGTTCACATTTTCAAGACAAATAAATTTCAAAGAAAGTACACACGTATAAGCTAGAGGGGGCAACTTTGAACTTATATAATAACTGTATAATCCATCTCTATTCCAAGTTATGTTAACCAATCTCACAAAATTACGATGGATGTGAAGTTAATTGAGAAAAGGCAACATGATGGGTACAAGctcaatataattatttaattcaactctcaatataattatttaatccaactcgattaattaattgttggattaataataataataagcccAATTTAATAAGCCTAATTCAATTAGTTATTTGTTTAGTTTTAACATTATCGAGGCCCAAAATTTGGATTGTGCTTGCGAAAGCCCAAGCCCATTAAGTGCTCCTAAGAATCTATAAATAGAGGAACTCCCACACAATTCGAGGGAAGCTCTcattttgataaaatttctCTTGTtctctgatttttcttttaactgttactgacttgagcgtcggagtgtCTACGTCGGGAACCCTCCCGACGCCCACTTGACGAGTGTTCGTGACGCAGGTGACGCCCCGCAAATTATATGTGTATTGCGTGCGTGGATCCGTTTACCAGCCAGGTGAGCTCATTTACCGGTCAAGTGAACCAGTTTACTAATCAGTCGGATCTAGCGTGCGAAGTCTACGTGACTAATTTATTTTAGCTGCATCACAACATAAATAGGTCCGTCTATTGTCTATAAAATACGACAATACGAGCTAGTTTTTCTGTAGTATTTATTGAATTTGACACTAAATGtaaaaaagcaaaaacttgtgtgagacggtctcacgggtcgtattttgtgagacgaatatcttatttgggtcatccatgaaaaaatattattttttatgctaagagtattactttttattgtaaatatcggtagggttgatccgtctcacagataaagattcgtgagaccgtctcataagagacatactcatgtaaaaattataatatgcaAAAAGTCACAAATTCATCTATCAAacgggcaaaaacttgtgtgagacagtctcacgggttgtttttgtgagacagatctcttatttgggtcatccatgaaaaaatattaatttttatgttaagagtattactttttattgtgaatatgggtagggttgacccatctcacagattaagatccgtgagacggtctcacattaGACTCACTCCAATCAAACGTTAGCggagaaaaattatttgtcgAGAGAAATTGCAGAATAATCCACAAGCTAGATGATGCCTAAATAATAGGGAAAGAAAtactataaaatatatataaaaattaaagaatgaGCAAAATCACGAAAAAGAGTCCAAAATCCCAAAAATCAAACCAAGTGCAGCAGATATGGATTCCAGCAGCAACCCTTCGCTCCTGCAAGCTCTCACATCCAGAGGCTGGTGTTTTCGCGATCCCGAACGAATCGAAGGGCTGATCAGCGCTCAGTTGTTCTCAGGTAGCGGTTTTTGCACCGTCGATTCAATAGAATCGGAACTCCTCAACCTGGACTTGCGATCGATTGGCGGGAAATCTCTACCCGAACCATCTGCTCTATGTAAAGCTTCTCATATTCGAGGACCCATGGTCCTTCAGGTACATTGTAGATGATTTTGATTCAAAGATAAATGTGGTTTGATGCTAATTCATAGTAAGTAGCCCCAAAATGCACAAAAAATGGATAAATTTGGGATGTTTTTTGGTTTGCATTAAGGATTATTAAATCCAggaatatttttatgaatacGTACTCTTATCGTCTATTGACTGAACTACTGTGTGCTGAGAAGGTGTCCTCATGTAGAGATATAACCCGGAGTTCTATAGGCGAAACGTCTGGAAATTCAGGCAATCGGCGGTTACTTCTATTGAAGCTGACGGATGGGCATTCTGAAGCAAATGCTGTAGAGTTATCTCATGTTCCATCACTTCGTGAAGATGTTATCCCTGGGACTAAGGTGTTCGCTTATAACGTTCTAAGATCCAGTTTCACATTCTTTGCAAAACGTTCGATATTTTATCCACCTTTCGATTTAATCAATCCCCAGACCCTACTTTTTCTGGTTTCGGGAATGATAGATACGAGGAAAGTTAACAAGAAATCTCAAATGTTACTGTTTTATAGTCTAACATGTGTATTCTGATGCACATAACCAAATAGCACAGGAAGAGAGTTATAAGAGATTGGGAATTGgaatgaatttaatttatttattaattgtaTACGATTGCAATAAGTGTGTGTATTCTTTTGAAAGACTTTACCATAATATGATGGATGACTCAAGTGGCAACGGCTTAAGGCATGCTGCCGTTATTTgcaattttgacattttctgtTATGAAAGAATGCCTGTTGGCTTAGCTATTTCAAAGACTTTAAAACggaataattatataatttcccATAAATAAATGCACAAGTGAATGGAAGTACAAAGCTAAGAATCCTAGTCTGCAAGAGATATTAATGTTGAATATTTTTCTATACTCCCCTACAAGCTGAGGTAGATTGAAGAAATATTGAGCTTTTCCTACTTCTTAGATTGCTTGAAACATAGAAGAATACCAGAAACCTGAACTGGAGTTGCCATTGGCTTTTTGCCATCTACAGTTTTTGCTTCAAACTCTTTTTTTGTGATACTTATATCAAATTTTGCTTCTGTGTTGAGCTAAAAACTGCTGTTAAAAGAACTGGCTTACCCTCTTTTAGAATTGCAAATTTAATGCTATTTATGAAGCTGACATCTGGAACTGCATTGTGGTTTATGCTTCTGAAGTACGAGAGGTGTACAAATACACACTACTAATTATATCTCAATTCATCTACGCAAACAAGTGAATAATGAAagttatttgaatttaattttagcTCTACCTCTTGAGATCCGACTTGACGATTGATAGTATGATTGTTACCAGAGAAATAAGACTCCAAATTTGTgataatatattttcttctttGCTTGAGTTGCCAGGTCCAACTGCTCAACAAAGCTAATGTACGTAGCGGTATTGTGTGTTTGAACAGTAAGGTAATCATAATATTGGGTGGTGTTGTTCAGTCACTACATGAAGAATCACAAATGAAACGCAAGTATTTGGTCAACTCTCATCATACTGTAAAGCTCTCTCGTGAAAATGCATCAAGTTGTCCTCCACCATTTGAAAAACTCCAAATTCAAGCCCCTAAGCAAGGAATCACAGGTATGTTATGCTTTACTTATCTATTTTATGAACTTTATGATGCAGACCATAAGTAAAAATACATCCAAACCTATTTTTCGCATAGATATAAGAAcaaatcgaaaagatttgatatggtaATTTGATGTGCCTAGATATGGTATTGTATGTATTTTGGTTTGtcttttctcaatttaaaaagTCTATGCAATGGCTATCTTATTTTTGACATGGTATACCTCGATTAATGGTATATTGATTCTCTTTcaatattttgacatataaagCATTTTTGTTTCATTGTTTCTGAATACATGAATTCCTACAATTTATTGTTTGGTCACAGATGGTGACAGAACTAGAGTCCATGAGGGCAAAGCGGTACTTGAATTATAAAGCGTTTTTAATAACTATAACAGGTCCTCCTAAATCACAGGTTTTTCTGGGTCATCCTCGAGTGAGAAGGGCCAGAGACTGGCTGGGAAAGATGGACGCTCCAATTCGATTCAGACGAGCAATGAACTGAATGTGGATCGTGGAACTGATGTAAACCTGCTTCTTAAGGTTGACAAAGAGGAGGAGAAGCCAACATGCTCCCTAACACGGCCAAAAGGTACATTGAGTACAGCTGAGTTACAAACTAATTGTCTTAAGCCTACCAACTCTTCAGGACTTTCTTATGCGACAAGTCATATATCttaaaaagtttttattttgcATACGCTCAGAAGCACATGCTTGGTGGCAAGAATATCAAGGTCATTTATGTCGTACCAAGTCTTCAACagtaataacattttttttacaaCAATGGGGAGGGGGTTTGACGGTACCAGGGTTTG
This genomic interval carries:
- the LOC140960668 gene encoding uncharacterized protein, which codes for MDSSSNPSLLQALTSRGWCFRDPERIEGLISAQLFSGSGFCTVDSIESELLNLDLRSIGGKSLPEPSALCKASHIRGPMVLQVSSCRDITRSSIGETSGNSGNRRLLLLKLTDGHSEANAVELSHVPSLREDVIPGTKVQLLNKANVRSGIVCLNSKVIIILGGVVQSLHEESQMKRKYLVNSHHTVKLSRENASSCPPPFEKLQIQAPKQGITGFSGSSSSEKGQRLAGKDGRSNSIQTSNELNVDRGTDVNLLLKVDKEEEKPTCSLTRPKVTASVPVQNQVAAQKLLQKSTQPNHNSRNSKSQRYRGKGKEEESAFLTLDEWERKKAGNDLRTTNECRGIDQDEDLARQLQQQLDLEDIQEQSGSYMVDAENIKMSMFNFERDDPRAVGRDEFRGRGRGRGRGRGRGSRGRGIILQ
- the LOC140960938 gene encoding protein arginine N-methyltransferase PRMT10-like isoform X2; its protein translation is MAEHARQLVEANNLHNVVEVIEGSIEDVNLPEKVDVIISEWMGYFLLRESMFDSVICARDRWLKPNGVMYPSHARMWMAPISSGLVDQKMKDYEGSMDDWYCFINETKNYYGVDMSVLTKPYTEEQRKYYLETSIWKNLHPNHIIGTTVVIKEIDCLKASVNDIRTVHASFLSSITTENSRLCGFAGWFDVHFRGSNTNPAQQEIELTTAPNEDFGTHWGQQVFLLHPPPRVQQGDDLVVHFSMSRSKENHRLMEIDLSYEMKQSGKLLPLVQNKIFIE
- the LOC140960938 gene encoding protein arginine N-methyltransferase PRMT10-like isoform X1 — encoded protein: MGSTIETAAVDKGVDFANYFCTYGFLYHQKEMLCDRVRMDAYFNAVFQNKHHFFEKTILDVGAGSGILAIWSAQAGAKKVYAVEATKMAEHARQLVEANNLHNVVEVIEGSIEDVNLPEKVDVIISEWMGYFLLRESMFDSVICARDRWLKPNGVMYPSHARMWMAPISSGLVDQKMKDYEGSMDDWYCFINETKNYYGVDMSVLTKPYTEEQRKYYLETSIWKNLHPNHIIGTTVVIKEIDCLKASVNDIRTVHASFLSSITTENSRLCGFAGWFDVHFRGSNTNPAQQEIELTTAPNEDFGTHWGQQVFLLHPPPRVQQGDDLVVHFSMSRSKENHRLMEIDLSYEMKQSGKLLPLVQNKIFIE